A single region of the Epinephelus moara isolate mb chromosome 12, YSFRI_EMoa_1.0, whole genome shotgun sequence genome encodes:
- the slc22a16 gene encoding solute carrier family 22 member 16, translating to MTVERIFDELGHFKRFQASLYFAAVFQAIACGIHYLASVFLVQTPNFVCSAQGNITDVLYGNLTASSLEEILPVFKPGTGPLVVRTAEGDQWELSQCRCALRTNPESFTYNFDGNKTVKACDGNFIYDLTEVHQSIVTDWDLVCEKEWLAKLCQPTFMMGVLIGALVFGDIADRLGRVRILMFTSLCQFGLGVAVAFSGNYYFFMVLRFLLAMVSSGYLVVVFVYVTEFTGIKVRTWTSMHVHAAFAVGIMVVALTGYLVRVWWIYQIILSTCTSPFLLLCWKFPETPFYLVAKGRYKEAQSLLDKIARFNGLQCKLKVQELLEPERKANGKPLLEEVEERPAQSEKKLSILDLFGSWRMAGRTCTVWAIWFIGSLGYYVFSLGSVNLGGNQYVNLFLAGAVELPSYLVGCFAMDRIGRKKTCAPALLLAGVACMLIIVVPADIEALAIALCMTGKFAIAIAFGLIYLYTCELYPTIIRSLAVGSGSMMCRVGSVVAPFCVYLADVWIYLPQLIVGILAFVIGVLTMLLPETLGKPLTSTLEEAEALGREPSKKNSALGNKDAEDGLEMNQHEVKA from the exons ATGACCGTGGAGAGAATATTCGACGAGCTCGGACATTTCAAAAG atTTCAGGCATCCCTGTACTTCGCAGCAGTCTTCCAGGCCATAGCTTGTGGGATCCACTACCTGGCCTCGGTCTTCTTGGTGCAGACGCCAAACTTTGTGTGCAGTGCGCAAGGCAACATCACCGATGTCCTGTATGGTAACCTCACGGCATCTAGCTTGGAAGAAATCCTGCCAGTTTTCAAGCCGGGGACCGGGCCCCTGGTGGTGAGGACGGCTGAAGGAGATCAGTGGGAGCTCAGCCAGTGCCGCTGCGCCTTGCGCACGAATCCAGAATCCTTCACGTATAACTTCGATGGCAACAAGACAGTGAAAGCCTGCGATGGGAACTTTATTTATGACCTCACTGAAGTTCACCAGAGCATAGTGACGGACTGGGACTTGGTGTGTGAGAAGGAGTGGTTAGCCAAGCTGTGCCAGCCCACCTTCATGATGGGGGTGCTGATCGGAGCGCTGGTGTTCGGGGACATTGCAGACAG ACTTGGCCGTGTGAGGATCCTGATGTTCACCAGTCTCTGCCAGTTTGGACTCGGAGTGGCTGTGGCATTTTCTGGAAACTACTACTTTTTTATGGTGCTCCGCTTCCTCCTCGCCATG GTATCAAGTGGCTACCTCGTGGTGGTGTTTGTCTACGTCACAGAGTTCACTGGCATCAAGGTTCGCACATGGACCTCTATGCACGTGCATGCTGCCTTCGCTGTGGGCATCATGGTGGTGGCTCTGACCGGTTACCTGGTGCGGGTCTGGTGGATCTACCAGATCATCCTCTCCACGTGCACCTCACCCTTCCTGCTCCTCTGCTGGAAGTTCCCTGAAACGCCCTTTTACTTGGTGGCCAAGGGCCGTTACAAGGAAGCTCAGTCCCTGCTGGACAAGATCGCCCGCTTCAACGGCCTTCAGTGCAAGTTGAAGGTGCAGGAACTCCTGGAGCCAGAGCGGAAGGCGAACGGCAAACCTCtgctggaggaggtggaggagcgtCCAGCGCAGTCTGAGAAGAAGCTGTCCATCCTGGATCTGTTTGGTAGCTGGAGGATGGCGGGCCGCACGTGCACAGTGTGGGCCATCTGGTTCATCGGCAGCCTGGGCTACTATGTCTTCTCTTTGGGCTCAGTCAACCTAGGAGGGAACCAGTATGTTAACCTCTTCCTGGCTG GTGCAGTGGAACTTCCCTCCTATCTAGTTGGCTGTTTTGCAATGGACCGGATTGGCAGGAAGAAGACTTGTGCCCCAGCTCTGCTTCTGGCCGGAGTCGCTTGCATGCTCATCATTGTGGTACCTGCT GACATCGAAGCGTTGGCCATCGCTCTCTGTATGACAGGGAAGTTCGCCATCGCTATCGCCTTTGGTCTCATCTACCTGTATACCTGTGAGCTTTACCCAACCATCATCAG GTCTCTGGCAGTGGGTAGTGGCAGTATGATGTGTCGTGTTGGCAGCGTGGTGGCCCCCTTCTGTGTGTATCTGGCTGATGTGTGGATCTACCTACCTCAG CTCATCGTGGGGATCCTGGCATTCGTTATCGGAGTTCTGACAATGTTGTTGCCTGAGACCCTGGGCAAACCTCTAACATCCACTCTGGAAGAGGCCGAAGCTCTGGGACGCGAGCCCAGCAAGAAGAACTCAGCCCTGGGCAATAAAGATGCTGAGGACGGGTTGGAGATGAACCAACATGAAGTAAAGGCCTGA
- the LOC126398610 gene encoding dynein regulatory complex protein 1-like, which yields MAEVCKDPKEASEASVSENQEPESGHSAGAETDRVKSEGDAEVEEGELSTETQRKVMELLCDEAHFLMDDKLLTLLAPLEKEKQTVVKMDSLLCTLGLGEQDVPRLAHFLLKYERQQREQTEDVSAELGATHPTSGLIAPNHVVPALKSFLQQHRRSKESAARQHRIFHVAGRHTSESKAYWKSMGNIIYESKVKLWDDAD from the exons ATGGCGGAAGTTTGTAAGGATCCAAAAGAGGCGTCTGAAGCCTCTGTGTCCGAAAATCAAGAGCCTGAGAGCGG GCACTCAGCAGGAGCAGAGACGGACAGAGTGAAGAGTGAGGGcgatgcagaggtggaggaaggggAGCTGTCCACggagacacagaggaaagtGATGGAGCTGCTGTGTGATGAGGCG CACTTCCTGATGGACGATAAACTCCTGACCCTGCTGGCTCCTCTGGAGAAGGAGAAACAGACCGTTGTGAAAATGGACTCCCTCCTCTGT ACTCTTGGCCTTGGAGAGCAGGACGTGCCCAGGTTGGCTCATTTCTTATTAAAGTATGAACggcagcagagagagcagaCGGAG GATGTTTCTGCTGAGTTGGGTGCGACACATCCGACCTCTGGACTCATTGCTCCTAACCACGTGGTGCCCGCTCTAAAAAGTTTCCTCCAGCAGCACAGGAGGTCAAA GGAGAGTGCCGCCCGCCAACATCGCATCTTTCATGTTGCAGGCCGGCATACTTCAGAGAGTAAGGCCTACTGGAAGAGCATGGGCAATATCATCTATGAGAGCAAAGTGAAACTCTGGGACGATGCAGACTAA